CATCCTGTCCATGAAGTCGTTAAATCTTTCCGGATCAAAAACAGCCTGGGTCTGAAAAAATTTCGCCCCTGCCCGTACTTTCTTTTCAACTTTTATAAGTTCAAGATCCAGGTTATCTGCGCCGGGATTCACAGCTGCTCCGAGACAGAATGAGGGGGCTTTGTTGAGATTGTTTCCCGCCATGTCAGTGCCTTCCATCAGCTTTGAAGCAGCCTGAAGGAGCTGAACTGAATCAAGGTCGAATACAGCCCTCGCATCAGGATGGTCTCCGAGATGAGGATGGTCTCCTGTAATTATAAGGACATTTTCTAGCCCTGATATTGCCGCGCTTAAAAGATCTGACTGAAGTGCGATACGGTTTCTGTCCCTGCATGCAAGCTGAAATATAGGTTCCATGTTTTTATTTTTCAAAATCGTGCAGCCTGTGAGAGAACCTGCGTGCATTACTGCGCCCTGCTGGTCTGTTACATTGAAAAAATGAACTTTATTTTTTAATGATTCAGCAGTGTTTATAAATTTTTCTATATCTGTACCTTTTGGGGGCTCAATCTCGGAACTTAAAACAAAAGTATTCTTGTCAAAAAAATCAGTTATCTTCATAGGATTTATTATATGGAAGGCCCTTTATAACATTGCATCT
The DNA window shown above is from Candidatus Schekmanbacteria bacterium and carries:
- a CDS encoding methylenetetrahydrofolate reductase, with the translated sequence MKITDFFDKNTFVLSSEIEPPKGTDIEKFINTAESLKNKVHFFNVTDQQGAVMHAGSLTGCTILKNKNMEPIFQLACRDRNRIALQSDLLSAAISGLENVLIITGDHPHLGDHPDARAVFDLDSVQLLQAASKLMEGTDMAGNNLNKAPSFCLGAAVNPGADNLDLELIKVEKKVRAGAKFFQTQAVFDPERFNDFMDRMKEFNTPVMAGIVILKSSKMARFMNEKIAGINVPEEIIKRMEKTEDKKNESVEIAASIIRNIRSRCQGIHFMPLGWDNLVPHILEKAGLTI